From a region of the Bermanella marisrubri genome:
- a CDS encoding efflux RND transporter periplasmic adaptor subunit, whose protein sequence is MLYRIFVGAILMVLIAACAETHNHEHDNKSDSHNHESETEQGAHLSFSKDYLARFDTEFATAKTGIIESKIELPGSVQLDSDQVAHISPRFPAKIKQVYAKIGDTVKAGDNLALAESSETLARFNLISLIDGTIINRHIAQGEHLQPDDTAFVVANLKQVWVDITIYPHLLDQIKLGQQVIIKKLNSKIESKANIGYIAPVVDSDTRSGLARVFLNNQNGLWKPGSFVSASIVSDATPVNIAIPNSAIIEIDKQPHVFIQHENEWEATPIKLGLRGNTKSEVLSGLNQDQTYVSRGAFLLKAQLEKSEFESGHNH, encoded by the coding sequence ATGCTGTACAGAATATTTGTCGGCGCCATTCTTATGGTGCTTATTGCTGCGTGCGCAGAGACCCACAATCACGAACATGACAACAAAAGTGACTCACATAATCATGAAAGTGAAACCGAGCAAGGGGCACACCTAAGCTTTTCCAAAGACTACTTGGCGCGCTTCGATACCGAATTTGCCACCGCTAAGACGGGCATCATAGAAAGCAAAATAGAGCTGCCTGGCAGCGTGCAATTAGATAGCGATCAGGTGGCGCATATTTCACCGCGCTTTCCAGCCAAAATAAAACAGGTTTACGCCAAGATAGGAGATACGGTAAAAGCCGGAGACAACCTTGCTCTGGCGGAAAGCTCTGAAACACTAGCGCGTTTCAATCTTATCTCTCTGATTGATGGGACCATAATTAATCGCCACATTGCTCAGGGCGAGCATCTACAGCCAGATGACACAGCGTTTGTCGTAGCCAATCTCAAACAGGTTTGGGTAGACATCACCATCTACCCTCACCTGCTTGATCAAATCAAGCTAGGCCAACAAGTGATCATTAAGAAACTCAATAGCAAGATTGAAAGCAAAGCCAATATTGGCTATATCGCTCCGGTTGTTGATAGCGATACACGTTCTGGCTTAGCCCGCGTCTTCTTAAATAACCAAAACGGACTTTGGAAACCAGGCAGTTTTGTCAGTGCCTCCATTGTCTCTGATGCCACGCCCGTCAATATTGCCATCCCCAATAGCGCCATCATTGAAATCGATAAGCAACCCCATGTATTCATTCAGCATGAAAACGAATGGGAAGCCACGCCAATTAAATTAGGCTTACGAGGTAATACAAAGTCAGAGGTATTGTCTGGTTTAAATCAAGATCAAACCTATGTTTCCAGAGGTGCCTTTTTATTAAAAGCACAACTGGAAAAAAGCGAATTTGAATCCGGTCATAACCACTAG